GTGGTCTGCAAAAGGTTCCGCAACACCATCTTCACCATCATACTTTTCAAGGTCACCTTCTTCAGCAAGGCATTGGAAGTAACCACGGACACCACCTTTAACGCGGTTGAGCTGGATTACACCGTAAATATCGCTCACCAACTGGCGGCGTAAAACGTTAATGGCAGATTCCATTGTGTCACCATTAAGAAGGACACGGTTAATAACGGCATCAATGGCACTCTTAGGGTCGTTGGCGTGAATGGTTGCCATAGAACCTGCGTGACCCGTGTTAATGGCACTACAGAATGTGAAAGCGTTCTCTTTACGAATCTCACCAAGCAGGATTCGGTCTGGACGCATACGGAGTGCAGCGTTAAGAAGGGCGTTAATGTCAGGAGCATTATCTTTTTTCTCACCACTGCTAAATGTTAGAGCAACCCAGTTATGTAGAGGAACTTTAAGTTCTCGAACATCCTCTAGAGTCAGAACACGTTCTTCTTTAGGCACATACTGTAAGATCACGTTCATGAAAGATGTTTTACCTGAGCCTGTACCCCCAGAGATCAGAAGTGTCTTGTGGTTCTGTACGGCATCAATAATGTCTTTTTTATCTTTTTCACTAAGCATGTAATCATCAATGGTGAACTCACGCTCGTTGAAAAGACGAATCGCCATAGAGAAACCCATCTGGTTTTGTTCACCAGCAACAACCTGTGCACGGTGACCTCCCGGGAGGCGGAATGATAGAATAGGGTTTTTAACGTTATAACTTTCGTTGTAACGGTCAGCAAACAAGCGAAGAATATCAAGAAGTGCAGCTTGAGTTAGCTCTGGCGTTTCAATACGCTCCCAATCACCGGCAAAGGTTTCGTAAATAGCCTCGCCAGGAGTATTGATGACTAGCTCTTTACGGCCTTTTGTGTTTTCTGGAGCAAGAAGGTTCATCAGTGGTTCTGCGAGCTTCTTCTCCGTAGGGCTCATTGCAAAATCGCCTTGTTTCGCCATGCGTTTTCTCTTTCTATTTTTGTTTATGACGCGTTCTTATGGGAAGCCTTAGGAGCGTCGTGTTTATGTTTATCAATATCTCTATGTCTTAGGGTGACACGGAAGCCTTTTTCTTTAAGAGCCTCTTCAACATTCATGGCCATTGTGACACTACGGTGAGCTCCACCAGTGCAGCCAATAGCGACAGTTGCATAAGGGCGGTCTAGTGTTTCAAAGATAGGAAGCTGGAATGCCAGGAGGTCTAAAATACGATCAGCTGTTGGGGTAAAGTTATCGTCAGTTTTTACGTAAGAGCGCACCTTTTCGCTTTCGCCTGTGTATGGCTTAAGGCTGGGTTCCCAATGGGGGTTTTTTAGGTGTCTTACATCAAAGACCATGTCCGCCATAGTGGGCATGCCATGCTTAAACCCGAAGCTGGTCACAAACACTTGCATATGGGTGTGTTGTGTATCATCAAACTGTGCTTCAAGAACACTCCAGAAGTTTGCTGGTGTAAAACCAGAGGTATCAATAGAGAACGTAGCTTTATCTTTGAGAGGGGCAAGGAGAGTTTCTTCTAGGGCAAGGCTTTCATCAATAGGGCGTCCCATAGCGAGTGGGTGGCGGCGACGGTTTGTTGAAAAGCGTTTAAGAAGTTCAGCAGGTGAAGCTGTGAGATACAGAATATCAACTTTAATATCTTTAAGATGATCTAGCTCTTCTGCAAAAGTGCTTGCATGTGTTTCCAGCTCTCTTGTGCGAACATCAACGCCAAGGGCCAGTTTGTCTGGCAGAGCTGATTGATCAGAAAGGAGTGGGGCCATGAGGGAGAGGGGCATATTATCAATACATTCAAAGCCCATATCCTCAAGGCATTTAAGTGCCTCAGACTTACCAGCACCAGACAGGCCTGTCACAATCACGATACGTTTTTGAGTCATATGATCTTTTTCTTCTTTTTATCCCTATCAAATTTTTATCCCTATCAAAAAGTATGCGGGGTAAAAACCCCGCACACAATATTTTTTCGGTTTAGCCAGCAGCCTGAAGCTGTTCTGTACCTTCCCTGTGTGGCTCAACCCACCCAATCGTGCCAGATGGCTCACGGTAAACTACGTTGAGGTCACCTGATTTCGGGTTTTGGAAGATGAAGAAGTTTGTGTGAAGCAAGTCCATCTGCATCACAGCTTCGTCCACTGTAAGGGTTTGAATATTACGTACATCTTTATGCTCAATCTTTGGCATAAACTCAGCAAACATGTCATCTGGGAAATCTTCTAGAGAAGACTCTTCAACTGTTTGGTGACGTAGAGAGATGGCTTGTGCCTGCTCTTCAATAGCAACCAGACGTTCGTTTTTCTCCATACGACGGTTCAGGTGCTTGTTCATGCGACCTTTGTACTTATCAATTTGTTTGAGCAGTTTGCTGCATGCATCGTCTGTTGCAAGGTAAAGGTCTGCGCCTTCACCTGCTGCGCGCATGTTAAGTCCGCTTGCAAAAAGCGTAATTTCAGACACAAATTTGTGACCATCTTTTTTAAGACTCACATCAGCTTCATGAATTTGGCTGAAAATGTTCGTCAGTTGAGAGAGTTTTTCCTCAATATGTGCTTTGAGTGTGTCACCTGTGTCAACGTGTAGTCCTGCGATAGATAGCTTCATTTGCTACTCTCCCTTTGTTTTTTATTTTACTAAAATTAGTATAGCGCAGCTTGTGCCCCATCTAAAGATTTATGGGGTGGTGCACCAATATTTTTTCCTTAAAAACCAACAAAAATTGCATACAGAAAACATCCTTAAAAAGCCTTACTTTTAAGGGGATGTTTACCTATTTAATTTGCTGATTTTTTAGAAACGGATGCGGCGCCCCGTTGTCGATGGAATGTTCATCGCTTCACGGTACTTGGCAACGGTACGACGAGCGACGTCGACACCTTCGCGTTTTAGCATGCCCACAAGCTTCTCATCGCTGAGAGGTTTGCGTGCGTCTTCATTATCAATTAGGCGCTTAATCATTTGTTTCACACTTTCAGAAGCCACGCCAACTTGGCCACCTGTTGTGTTGATTGCGCTTGAGAAAAAGTATTTGAGCTCAAATACACCCATTGGTGTTTGCATGTACTTGCCGTTTGTCACACGTGAAACTGTAGACTCGTGAACATCAACAAGTTCAGCAACATCTTTAAGGGTGAGGGGCTGAAGGTACTCAGGACCAAACTCGAAGAAATCTTTTTGTTTTTCTAGAATAGCGCCTGCCACCTTATGGATTGTACGCGCGCGTTGCTCTAGGCTTTTCATGAGCCATTGGGCACGGCTCATGCGTTCGTTAATAAATTGTTTTTCTTCAGTGTTCTTTGTTGAGAATCCACCATTGACAAGAACCTTAGGCATCGCTTCAGCATTAAGCTCTTGCATCCATTCACCTTTTTCGTTCTTACGAATAATCACATCTGGGATGACATTTGAAGCGTTATCGCTGCCGTATTTCAGGCCTGGTTTAGGGTTGAGTGTTGTAATCGAAGCAATGAGTTCTTCAATTTGATCATGAGAAACCCCTGCCATTTTGGCAAGTTTACCAAATTCTTTGCGGGCCAAAACTTCAAGGTTATCAAGGATAACATCATGGGCTTCACTGTAGAGGCCTTCGCTTACAAGTTGAAGCTTCAGGCACTCTGCAAGGCTTCTTGCGCCTACGCCAGCTGGCTCAAATGTTTGGATCATAGAAAGAACCTGAGTGATCTGGTGTTCTTTTAATTTGAGGCGTTCTGCCATTTGTTTGGCATCTGCTTGCAAGTAGCCAGCATCGTCAATGGCATCAATCAGGTAGTGTCCGATAAAGAGTTGAACAGGATCGTTTACGGCTTCACCAAGTTGTGTTGTCAGGTGATCCTTAAGTGTAAGCTCTTTTGTAGCTGTATTTTCCCAGTAGCTATCATCTGTATCATTAAAAGATCCACCAGAAGAACTTGCTCCCATACTTGGGCTTTCATACATGTTGTCCCATGAGTGATCAAGCGCAAGGCTCTCATCATTATCGCTCATAGAGGTGTTTTCAAGGTGATCTGCTGTGTCAGTTGTTTTTGTTTCAAACTCAGCAGAAGACTCAACTTCTGTCACGCCATCATCTTTTTGAAGGAAAGGATTTTCGAGAATTTCTGAATCAATAAACTCGTTCAGGTCAACCATAGGCATCTGCAAAAGCTTAATTGCCATCTGCAATTGCGGCGTCATAACCAGGCCTTGGCCAAGTTTGATATCTAGCTTCTGTGTAAGTGCCATGATTCTTCCCCTATTTGATTGTATTATACGCTAAAGAGGCGCAGTGCTCTATATTCTATGGGAAGATAGCCAAGGGAATTGTGCTTAAAAAATCACAACTTACGAAAATCAAGGGGTTAAGAGGAGGTTTTTCCTGACATGTTTGGCATATTTTTTGCATATTGTCAGAAAATCAATCATAAGCGGCTCTCCTGACAGTACGAATTATCCAATCAATACTTTATATGGGCGATTATTTAGTTTTCTCATCGCTTAAGTACGCTTTGCTTATACTTTACACTCTTCTAAAAATAAATTTTCATCCCATAGCGCCCTTTTTAGGGCTTAAATGTATTCTTGAATAATTCGGTAAAGCTAAGAAAGCTTAAAGTCCTCACCAAGGTAGACTTTACGTACACTTTCGTTGTTTACGATGTCTTCAGGTGTGCCTTCCATAATCACACGGCCTTCATGAAGAATATACGCACGATCTACAATGCTGAGCGTTTCGCGTACGTTATGATCGGTAATGAGAACACCAATACCACGTGTTTTCAGATCAGACACAAGCGCTCGAATATCACCAATGGCAATTGGATCGATCCCCGCAA
The Pseudomonadota bacterium genome window above contains:
- a CDS encoding ATPase, T2SS/T4P/T4SS family — its product is MAKQGDFAMSPTEKKLAEPLMNLLAPENTKGRKELVINTPGEAIYETFAGDWERIETPELTQAALLDILRLFADRYNESYNVKNPILSFRLPGGHRAQVVAGEQNQMGFSMAIRLFNEREFTIDDYMLSEKDKKDIIDAVQNHKTLLISGGTGSGKTSFMNVILQYVPKEERVLTLEDVRELKVPLHNWVALTFSSGEKKDNAPDINALLNAALRMRPDRILLGEIRKENAFTFCSAINTGHAGSMATIHANDPKSAIDAVINRVLLNGDTMESAINVLRRQLVSDIYGVIQLNRVKGGVRGYFQCLAEEGDLEKYDGEDGVAEPFADHSAEHEEENGHSTEQPAAQPAPVTPVERPQEKPATMSGADLLKTLTNK
- the rapZ gene encoding RNase adapter RapZ, translating into MTQKRIVIVTGLSGAGKSEALKCLEDMGFECIDNMPLSLMAPLLSDQSALPDKLALGVDVRTRELETHASTFAEELDHLKDIKVDILYLTASPAELLKRFSTNRRRHPLAMGRPIDESLALEETLLAPLKDKATFSIDTSGFTPANFWSVLEAQFDDTQHTHMQVFVTSFGFKHGMPTMADMVFDVRHLKNPHWEPSLKPYTGESEKVRSYVKTDDNFTPTADRILDLLAFQLPIFETLDRPYATVAIGCTGGAHRSVTMAMNVEEALKEKGFRVTLRHRDIDKHKHDAPKASHKNAS
- the raiA gene encoding ribosome-associated translation inhibitor RaiA, which translates into the protein MKLSIAGLHVDTGDTLKAHIEEKLSQLTNIFSQIHEADVSLKKDGHKFVSEITLFASGLNMRAAGEGADLYLATDDACSKLLKQIDKYKGRMNKHLNRRMEKNERLVAIEEQAQAISLRHQTVEESSLEDFPDDMFAEFMPKIEHKDVRNIQTLTVDEAVMQMDLLHTNFFIFQNPKSGDLNVVYREPSGTIGWVEPHREGTEQLQAAG
- the rpoN gene encoding RNA polymerase factor sigma-54 — its product is MALTQKLDIKLGQGLVMTPQLQMAIKLLQMPMVDLNEFIDSEILENPFLQKDDGVTEVESSAEFETKTTDTADHLENTSMSDNDESLALDHSWDNMYESPSMGASSSGGSFNDTDDSYWENTATKELTLKDHLTTQLGEAVNDPVQLFIGHYLIDAIDDAGYLQADAKQMAERLKLKEHQITQVLSMIQTFEPAGVGARSLAECLKLQLVSEGLYSEAHDVILDNLEVLARKEFGKLAKMAGVSHDQIEELIASITTLNPKPGLKYGSDNASNVIPDVIIRKNEKGEWMQELNAEAMPKVLVNGGFSTKNTEEKQFINERMSRAQWLMKSLEQRARTIHKVAGAILEKQKDFFEFGPEYLQPLTLKDVAELVDVHESTVSRVTNGKYMQTPMGVFELKYFFSSAINTTGGQVGVASESVKQMIKRLIDNEDARKPLSDEKLVGMLKREGVDVARRTVAKYREAMNIPSTTGRRIRF